In one Zobellia galactanivorans genomic region, the following are encoded:
- a CDS encoding right-handed parallel beta-helix repeat-containing protein codes for MKNTSPYKNLIALTLCLVGIMGFSQSASLNEKVLFKTDIADDATPALLARIRQAKDHPISQIKFEKGTYHFYPDKAFERFTRISNHDDVMAKTALPLLGFKDLVIDGQGSTFIYHGRMIPFLIEGSENITVQNVTIDWAMPFHSEGTIVANDEKNNTFDIHFSDEYPYEIRNEQLIFLKEYYEHDLGQSILYDPIRNAIAFDTEAYTPITTIRNSKTQRNFDKIKYKYKVDPRSKVEKVRGKEDNLRVKEIKPGTVRIYNHRKKLPPVGMILVCKGDQSLNRLAPAFRISGTDGFNANNVTVNHAGGMGLIAENSSDLILDGFHVKPSHGRMVSTSADATHFVGCRGKVVLKNCTFNNQLDDATNVHGTYQEVVDILSENSIGVRMGHAQQQGFPIGTPNDTIGLVRLSDSFFAYDHLTLKAIENINGRYQIVTFNEKLPATLKVGDLIENLEGYPDLLVQNCNISRNRARGLLISNPKNTLIENNFFSTEMEAILVPVESSHWFESGNAANLVIRNNTFQDNQHSGFNRGVIRFVTDDDNDNIAFKNIEITNNTFNQFDNLILEISNVDGLLFEGNKITNSGTFPMLHPENPAIKVKASKNIVFKKNGYKGKAKPILEKDESQPKLKFK; via the coding sequence ATGAAGAATACATCTCCCTATAAAAACCTTATCGCCCTAACCCTATGTCTTGTGGGTATTATGGGATTTTCACAATCGGCATCCCTCAACGAAAAAGTACTTTTTAAAACCGATATTGCCGATGATGCCACCCCTGCCCTTCTAGCACGGATACGTCAAGCAAAAGACCATCCTATTTCCCAAATAAAATTTGAAAAGGGCACCTATCACTTTTATCCCGATAAGGCTTTTGAACGCTTTACCCGCATCTCGAACCATGACGACGTAATGGCAAAAACGGCCTTGCCCCTTCTCGGTTTTAAAGACCTAGTAATTGATGGTCAAGGTTCAACCTTTATTTACCATGGCAGAATGATCCCTTTCTTAATTGAAGGCTCTGAAAACATTACGGTGCAGAATGTTACTATAGATTGGGCCATGCCTTTTCACAGCGAGGGTACTATAGTAGCTAACGACGAAAAAAACAACACTTTTGACATCCATTTTTCAGATGAATATCCGTATGAGATTAGGAATGAACAACTCATCTTTCTAAAAGAATACTATGAGCACGACCTTGGCCAGTCCATTCTATACGACCCCATAAGAAATGCTATTGCCTTTGACACAGAAGCGTACACACCCATCACAACGATACGTAATTCAAAGACGCAGCGCAACTTCGATAAAATAAAATACAAATACAAAGTTGACCCACGCTCTAAAGTAGAAAAAGTAAGGGGCAAGGAAGATAATTTAAGGGTAAAAGAGATAAAACCTGGTACCGTTCGCATATACAATCACAGAAAAAAACTGCCGCCCGTAGGCATGATCTTGGTCTGTAAAGGCGACCAAAGCTTAAACCGGTTGGCCCCTGCCTTCCGTATTTCCGGAACCGACGGTTTTAACGCAAATAACGTAACGGTAAACCATGCCGGCGGTATGGGCCTGATCGCCGAAAACTCATCGGACCTCATCTTAGATGGTTTTCATGTAAAACCCTCCCATGGTAGAATGGTTTCCACCTCTGCAGATGCCACCCATTTCGTGGGATGCCGCGGGAAAGTGGTACTAAAGAACTGCACCTTCAACAATCAGTTGGACGATGCCACGAACGTACATGGCACCTATCAGGAAGTAGTGGATATCTTAAGCGAAAACAGCATTGGGGTCAGAATGGGGCATGCACAGCAACAAGGCTTTCCTATCGGCACCCCAAATGACACCATAGGCCTGGTTCGCCTGTCCGACTCCTTTTTTGCCTATGACCACTTGACCCTGAAAGCCATTGAAAACATCAATGGGCGGTATCAGATCGTTACTTTCAATGAAAAGCTTCCCGCTACCCTAAAAGTAGGTGACCTAATCGAAAATTTGGAAGGCTACCCCGACCTATTGGTCCAAAATTGCAACATTAGCCGTAACAGGGCACGTGGATTATTGATTTCCAACCCTAAGAACACCTTGATAGAAAATAACTTTTTCAGTACCGAAATGGAAGCTATCTTAGTACCTGTAGAGAGCAGTCATTGGTTCGAGTCGGGCAATGCCGCTAATTTGGTCATCAGGAACAATACCTTTCAAGACAACCAACACAGTGGGTTCAATAGAGGGGTCATACGTTTCGTAACCGATGATGACAATGATAACATTGCCTTTAAAAATATTGAGATCACGAACAACACCTTTAACCAATTCGACAATCTGATCCTTGAGATTTCAAATGTAGACGGATTATTGTTCGAAGGGAATAAAATCACCAATTCGGGAACCTTCCCTATGCTACATCCCGAGAATCCGGCGATAAAGGTGAAAGCCTCCAAAAACATCGTGTTCAAGAAAAACGGTTATAAGGGCAAGGCCAAGCCTATCTTAGAAAAAGACGAAAGCCAGCCTAAGTTGAAGTTCAAATAA
- a CDS encoding alpha-1,3-galactosidase-related protein: MKSTYVFVIFLLGVFHLTAQQTIQFQPDAEDMTPVVRKALENVSDKNLTLVFETGVYKFLPDYATQRYSYITNHGNGLKNIIFLLEDFDSVTIEGNGAEFIFHGQVAPFQFKNCKKVTVNDLSIDWDIPFTFQGEVVAVNEKEGWRDIKPFTEGYSWKLNNGRILFPDIDGFVFPEMGSTLAFDPEHKRVAHGAWDMSSRPRWVEKRPNGTLRFYEHLKQYPSVGSILHSKGDHDHNRYAPAFQVTSSQNILLKNIKVHHALGMGFLFERTENITIDNCGVYVREGSDRVVSTIADATHFANCKGDILIENCTFKHMLDDGTNVHGTYVVVDRIIDQRTVRVALQHFEQMGFEFAAPNDEIWFIHQPNPKRGSVHTVASVSVVNDKYIDLSFNDGLPPELAVGDILENKTWNPTFTMRGCTVKDHRARNIVLKTPLKTVIENNNFSSMMSSVFFRGESFFWFESGAVQDVLIQNNNFEYCAYSGMEHAVLYITPRLGKGFDQNIRYDRNIRFVNNRIQTFGNRIVWADRVDGLEVSGNTIIQTKDAPELYPNAPMFEITKGKATKIIKNSYSGTNENIIKSDPTSTKTLQTKNNKGFKIKK, translated from the coding sequence ATGAAATCAACATATGTATTCGTAATATTCCTTTTAGGGGTATTCCACCTTACGGCACAACAAACCATTCAATTTCAACCCGATGCCGAAGATATGACCCCCGTGGTCCGTAAAGCCTTAGAGAATGTGAGCGATAAAAACCTGACCTTGGTTTTTGAGACAGGGGTTTATAAATTTTTACCAGATTATGCCACCCAACGATATTCGTATATCACCAATCACGGCAATGGATTAAAGAATATTATTTTTCTGTTGGAGGATTTTGATTCGGTTACCATTGAAGGCAATGGGGCCGAATTTATCTTCCACGGCCAAGTAGCCCCTTTTCAGTTCAAAAACTGCAAGAAAGTCACGGTAAACGACCTCAGTATAGACTGGGATATCCCTTTTACCTTTCAGGGTGAAGTAGTTGCAGTGAACGAAAAGGAAGGCTGGCGTGATATCAAGCCCTTCACCGAGGGCTATTCATGGAAACTGAACAACGGGCGGATCCTTTTTCCCGATATAGACGGCTTCGTCTTCCCCGAAATGGGAAGCACCTTGGCCTTTGACCCCGAACACAAGCGGGTGGCCCATGGCGCTTGGGACATGAGCAGTAGACCACGTTGGGTTGAAAAACGCCCCAATGGAACGCTTCGTTTTTACGAACATTTAAAGCAATACCCTTCTGTAGGCTCCATCCTCCATTCAAAGGGGGACCATGACCATAACCGATATGCCCCGGCCTTTCAGGTGACCTCGTCACAAAACATCCTCCTAAAAAACATAAAGGTCCACCACGCCCTTGGAATGGGCTTCTTGTTCGAACGAACCGAAAACATTACAATCGACAATTGCGGCGTGTATGTACGAGAAGGGTCTGACCGTGTGGTCTCGACCATTGCCGACGCCACACATTTTGCCAACTGTAAAGGTGATATCCTTATAGAAAACTGCACCTTTAAACACATGCTTGACGATGGTACGAACGTACATGGCACCTATGTGGTCGTCGACCGGATCATTGACCAACGGACGGTAAGGGTAGCACTCCAACATTTTGAGCAAATGGGATTCGAATTTGCCGCTCCCAATGATGAAATCTGGTTTATACACCAACCGAACCCCAAAAGAGGTTCGGTTCATACCGTAGCTTCGGTATCGGTAGTAAACGACAAGTATATCGACCTTTCCTTTAACGACGGACTCCCCCCGGAATTGGCCGTAGGCGATATTCTGGAGAACAAAACCTGGAACCCTACCTTCACCATGCGCGGCTGCACCGTTAAAGACCACAGGGCCCGAAACATTGTACTGAAGACCCCTTTAAAAACGGTTATCGAAAACAATAATTTCTCTTCTATGATGTCTTCCGTTTTCTTTCGCGGAGAAAGCTTTTTCTGGTTCGAAAGCGGCGCGGTACAAGACGTACTCATACAAAACAACAATTTTGAATATTGCGCCTATAGTGGTATGGAACACGCCGTTCTCTATATTACCCCACGTCTAGGCAAGGGCTTTGACCAAAATATTCGCTATGACCGAAATATCCGCTTCGTGAACAACCGTATACAGACCTTCGGAAACCGTATCGTATGGGCCGATCGGGTAGACGGATTGGAGGTCTCGGGCAATACCATTATTCAAACCAAGGATGCCCCCGAGCTATACCCGAACGCCCCCATGTTCGAAATCACCAAGGGCAAGGCCACTAAGATTATAAAGAACAGTTATTCGGGCACAAACGAAAACATCATCAAAAGTGATCCGACCTCGACCAAAACACTGCAAACAAAAAACAATAAAGGCTTTAAAATCAAAAAATGA
- a CDS encoding sulfatase family protein encodes MTSKLFTPVLIFLLLFVGCTTKDKTKDLAKKDAKNTSPNIILFVSDDHGTDAIGAYGNKVIKTPNLDQLAAEGVRFNNAYCTSASCAASRSVILTGLYGHATGSYGHVHDYHHFSSYDNVKSLPVLLEKAGYETARIGKYHVAPESVYHFQKVLEADPRNTVEMAEKCKDVLNSEKPFFLYFCTDDPHRGAPFQSDPWYLPNSFGNKKEGYEGVETVTYDPKDVVVPDFLPDSKETREEIAQYYQSVSRIDQGFGKLMKMLKDTGKDKNTVVIYISDNGMAFPGAKTTVYEPGIKLPCIIKGPLAGLKGGSVNNALISWTDLTPTILDMANVSYDSNAFHGKSFKKILAEENPKGWDEIYASHTFHEITMYYPMRVVRDKNFKLIRNIAWRQEYPFASDLWAASTWQEVYRSEKEYFGKRKVKDYLFRPEFELFDLSKDPSESHNLADDTNYKDVLEALKVKMKAFQKETKDPWLITWDHDNSLQGTGVNL; translated from the coding sequence ATGACCTCAAAACTTTTTACCCCAGTCCTTATCTTTCTTTTACTATTTGTTGGCTGTACCACCAAAGACAAAACAAAAGACCTTGCTAAAAAAGACGCGAAAAACACATCGCCCAACATCATTCTCTTTGTTTCCGACGACCATGGCACAGATGCTATCGGCGCCTATGGAAACAAAGTGATCAAAACCCCCAACCTAGATCAACTGGCCGCCGAAGGTGTACGTTTCAACAATGCCTATTGCACCAGTGCAAGCTGTGCCGCCAGCCGATCGGTTATACTCACCGGTCTATATGGGCACGCTACCGGTTCGTACGGACATGTACACGACTATCATCACTTTAGCAGCTATGATAATGTTAAATCCCTGCCCGTCCTACTGGAAAAAGCAGGTTACGAAACGGCTCGAATAGGAAAATACCACGTTGCCCCCGAATCGGTTTACCACTTTCAAAAAGTATTGGAGGCCGACCCACGGAATACCGTAGAAATGGCCGAGAAGTGCAAGGACGTCCTTAATTCCGAAAAACCTTTCTTTCTCTATTTCTGTACAGACGACCCCCACCGTGGCGCCCCCTTTCAATCGGACCCTTGGTACCTTCCCAACAGTTTCGGCAATAAGAAAGAAGGATACGAGGGCGTAGAGACCGTTACCTATGACCCCAAAGATGTGGTCGTACCCGATTTCCTTCCCGACAGCAAGGAAACCCGAGAAGAAATAGCACAATACTACCAAAGCGTTTCAAGAATAGACCAAGGTTTTGGAAAGCTCATGAAAATGCTAAAAGATACGGGCAAGGACAAGAACACCGTAGTCATCTATATTTCAGATAACGGCATGGCCTTTCCCGGTGCCAAGACTACCGTTTATGAGCCGGGCATTAAATTGCCCTGCATTATAAAAGGCCCTCTGGCCGGCCTGAAGGGTGGTTCTGTCAACAACGCCCTTATATCGTGGACCGACCTTACTCCCACCATCTTAGATATGGCGAACGTCAGCTATGACTCCAACGCCTTTCATGGTAAATCGTTCAAAAAAATACTCGCCGAGGAAAACCCAAAGGGATGGGATGAAATCTATGCCTCCCATACCTTCCACGAGATTACCATGTACTACCCCATGCGGGTAGTCAGGGATAAAAACTTCAAACTTATCCGCAATATCGCATGGCGTCAAGAATATCCCTTCGCATCGGATCTTTGGGCCGCATCTACTTGGCAGGAAGTATACCGAAGCGAAAAAGAATACTTTGGAAAACGCAAGGTCAAAGACTACCTCTTCAGACCTGAATTTGAATTGTTCGACCTGTCAAAAGACCCCAGTGAAAGCCATAATTTGGCGGATGACACAAATTACAAAGACGTTCTAGAGGCCTTAAAAGTCAAAATGAAAGCTTTTCAAAAAGAGACCAAAGACCCTTGGCTCATTACATGGGACCACGACAATTCTTTACAAGGCACCGGAGTTAACCTCTAA
- a CDS encoding RagB/SusD family nutrient uptake outer membrane protein, with product MKRIYNTYTVLFAFIILLGFGSCEKLDEGSDGVVASSTFYSDENTLDAGIIGIYGTLRRNTWGLDNYAHFTGADDLTSRLGSNKWLVLESDQFARTAGNSWATNDYNGNYQTILACNSYIADAHPEGVEESVINAAHANAYFIRGLCYFRLATSFGDVPMPLDPVPDLEIPLTPMREVMAQAIKDFEFAIKWAVNERDSNPTISNGRVSKTAAKAFLAKTYMQLTGYPYNEADKWEQVKQLTGEIIADGVYSLTDDFAYNFQDPHQINKEVIFAHIMSKESWPIITQNRVYGYRWANWMDLYMEWTYFNNFPEGYRKEFCTATEGNQFFEEFKNPIVTKYTWGTPAPNSTDPLDLVVEHTWETSNDRIAMRYAEVLLMHAEAAANTGDLATALEELNRVKRRAYAKGATKQAEVAALEPGFWMTPDPAIDYTLAELSTPQLMIDAIVNERAYEFLGEISGNRWLDLVRLEKVAEANATRDAREVPLIGDPADKNLWFTPIPATETTLNPNLN from the coding sequence ATGAAACGAATTTATAATACATATACAGTACTCTTTGCCTTCATTATCCTTCTAGGATTTGGAAGTTGTGAAAAGTTAGACGAAGGATCGGACGGGGTAGTTGCCTCATCGACGTTCTATTCGGACGAAAACACATTAGATGCCGGTATAATAGGCATCTACGGCACCCTACGTAGAAATACTTGGGGCTTAGATAATTATGCACATTTCACGGGTGCGGATGACCTAACCTCAAGATTGGGCAGCAACAAATGGCTCGTTCTTGAATCGGACCAATTTGCAAGGACTGCAGGTAACTCGTGGGCTACCAATGATTACAATGGGAACTATCAAACCATTCTGGCCTGCAATAGCTATATCGCCGATGCCCACCCAGAAGGTGTAGAGGAATCCGTAATAAACGCGGCCCATGCCAACGCCTATTTTATTAGAGGCCTATGCTATTTCAGACTTGCAACAAGTTTTGGCGATGTGCCTATGCCTTTGGATCCCGTTCCAGACCTGGAAATTCCATTAACCCCTATGAGAGAGGTTATGGCCCAAGCCATCAAAGATTTTGAGTTCGCCATTAAATGGGCCGTTAACGAGAGAGATTCCAATCCCACGATATCGAACGGTAGGGTTTCAAAAACTGCGGCCAAGGCCTTCTTGGCGAAAACATATATGCAGTTGACCGGCTATCCCTACAATGAAGCGGATAAATGGGAGCAAGTAAAACAACTGACGGGTGAAATTATTGCTGACGGCGTTTATTCCCTAACCGATGATTTTGCCTATAACTTTCAAGATCCCCATCAGATCAACAAGGAAGTCATTTTTGCCCATATTATGTCTAAGGAATCTTGGCCAATAATTACCCAAAACAGGGTATATGGTTACAGATGGGCCAACTGGATGGACTTGTACATGGAGTGGACCTATTTTAACAATTTCCCTGAAGGCTACCGAAAAGAGTTTTGTACCGCTACAGAGGGAAATCAGTTCTTTGAAGAATTCAAAAACCCTATAGTCACCAAGTATACCTGGGGTACACCGGCCCCCAATTCAACCGATCCCCTTGACCTGGTCGTTGAACATACATGGGAAACCTCCAACGACCGTATTGCCATGCGTTATGCGGAAGTTTTACTAATGCATGCCGAAGCCGCTGCAAATACAGGAGACCTAGCTACCGCCTTGGAAGAATTGAACAGGGTCAAAAGAAGGGCCTATGCCAAAGGAGCGACCAAACAAGCCGAAGTAGCCGCCTTGGAACCCGGATTTTGGATGACTCCCGACCCGGCCATCGACTATACACTTGCCGAACTTTCAACTCCCCAGTTGATGATCGATGCGATCGTTAACGAAAGGGCCTATGAATTCTTAGGGGAAATTAGCGGCAACCGCTGGTTAGACTTGGTCCGTTTAGAAAAAGTTGCGGAAGCGAATGCCACGCGTGATGCAAGGGAGGTTCCCTTAATCGGAGATCCCGCCGACAAAAACCTATGGTTTACCCCTATTCCCGCTACCGAAACTACACTAAACCCTAACCTAAACTAA
- a CDS encoding SusC/RagA family TonB-linked outer membrane protein: MKRDQLFINWKHTLRISVSFLMLFLITSTIYAQDTTVSGTVVDQTGLPLPGANILEQGTSNGVTADFDGNFSITVKSPNAVLTVSYIGFSTQQIATQGQKTLKIVMQENAAGLDEVVVVGYGTQKKSDLTGSVGSISAKDLLKAPITKIGAGLQGKISGVNIQQTTGAPGQKMKIRIRGGSSINYGNEPLYVIDGFIGADISTINPNDIATINFLKDASATAVYGSRGANGVVLITTVAPKEGPLKVTFDSNISMSSMVNKYEILPIDEMAELMNEQQASLNKSPYFSAEDIAGFRSKGGTDWVDLITRQGYKQNYSLNLTGGSENLKYFFSANHLNDEGVIKNSFYRRTSIRSNISGNIGERIQFKFNTYGTHIESQANGRGTGGTANPIGNAVIFPQMWESRDANGEFIDGTTYNGYNGAFLVGRLINPEMQVRQNQETLNDKITSNIDLNIDVANHLTLSLSAAGSLSMNYHGQRTLPDFINISRDNITAQQAYGRNNSWLANSILTYENNFGDHNLKISGVYEFSKSINRNNTATVGNLSTLANEWHLLANGSPSSLNSGYGTGKLRSYMGRLNYSFKDRYLLTASMRADGSSRFNADNRWGYFPSAAFAWRASEENFLKTSDFVSNLKFRLGFGSVGNQAVGYGTIQQTFAASDSGDGRNYGWYQLDNGESVQGVVPGSITDKDLKWETTTSYNAGIDFGILDNRLTGTIDVYSKKATDVIIAKSIPRYTGQSSITDNFADIDNNGIEVGLNWNIVSKDDFQWSAYANFSKNKNIVQNLGQSGGESVEEIFIANEEPIGIWSLVGGNNKFIVRKGESMGSFYGLKAIGIWQEDEAVEADSYSSRPGEVRYEDIDNDGAISAEDRQIIGNASPDFTYGLGTSIAYKGLDLSIQCIGTVGNDIYNWTDNRLNYGILSTDYRNRWSPTNTSSTQQVMPYGTDYSLTYVVSQYIEKGSFFKISNMTLGYNIPDNTTDALGLSSIRLYVSSDNILTITNYSGLDPEGSSTALSSDSQSGVDAFSYPLTRTISLGLKVSF; the protein is encoded by the coding sequence ATGAAGCGAGATCAACTATTTATTAATTGGAAACATACGCTTAGGATAAGCGTATCATTCTTGATGTTATTTCTTATAACATCAACTATTTATGCCCAAGACACTACCGTTAGTGGTACGGTGGTAGACCAAACCGGTTTACCCTTACCTGGGGCCAACATCTTGGAACAAGGAACCTCAAACGGTGTCACTGCCGATTTTGACGGAAATTTTTCCATAACCGTTAAAAGCCCCAATGCCGTATTAACGGTATCATATATAGGGTTCTCAACACAACAAATCGCCACACAAGGCCAAAAAACCCTAAAAATAGTGATGCAAGAAAACGCTGCAGGGCTAGATGAGGTCGTGGTAGTAGGTTATGGTACACAAAAGAAAAGCGACCTTACCGGATCGGTAGGCTCTATTTCCGCCAAAGACCTACTCAAGGCGCCCATTACCAAAATCGGGGCAGGTCTACAGGGAAAGATCAGTGGGGTAAATATTCAACAAACCACGGGAGCACCAGGTCAAAAAATGAAAATACGTATCAGAGGGGGAAGTTCCATAAACTATGGCAACGAACCTTTATATGTAATCGATGGCTTTATAGGGGCCGATATTTCAACCATCAACCCTAACGACATCGCCACGATAAACTTTCTAAAAGATGCATCCGCAACAGCCGTGTACGGATCAAGAGGTGCCAATGGCGTGGTCTTGATAACAACCGTCGCCCCGAAGGAAGGGCCCTTAAAGGTTACTTTCGATTCCAATATCTCCATGAGTTCCATGGTCAATAAATACGAGATCTTACCCATCGACGAAATGGCCGAACTTATGAACGAGCAACAAGCTTCGCTCAACAAATCCCCTTACTTTTCAGCTGAGGACATTGCCGGTTTTAGGTCTAAAGGCGGAACCGACTGGGTCGACCTTATCACACGCCAAGGATATAAACAAAACTATTCCTTGAATCTTACGGGCGGCTCTGAAAATTTAAAATACTTTTTCTCCGCCAACCATTTAAACGATGAAGGCGTTATAAAAAATTCATTTTATAGAAGAACTTCCATCCGTTCCAATATATCAGGAAATATTGGAGAACGTATCCAATTTAAATTTAACACCTATGGAACCCATATCGAATCCCAAGCCAATGGAAGGGGTACGGGCGGTACGGCAAACCCAATCGGTAATGCCGTGATATTCCCCCAAATGTGGGAGTCGCGTGACGCCAACGGTGAATTTATAGATGGAACCACCTATAATGGATATAATGGGGCTTTTCTTGTGGGAAGACTCATAAACCCCGAAATGCAGGTTAGGCAAAACCAAGAAACCCTCAATGATAAGATCACTTCCAACATTGACCTTAACATTGATGTGGCCAACCATTTGACCTTATCGCTAAGTGCCGCCGGAAGCCTCTCAATGAATTATCACGGTCAGCGAACCCTACCGGACTTTATCAACATAAGTAGAGACAACATTACCGCACAACAAGCCTACGGCAGAAACAATAGCTGGTTGGCCAACAGTATTCTTACCTATGAAAACAACTTTGGCGATCACAACCTGAAAATATCGGGCGTATATGAGTTTTCAAAATCGATAAACCGAAACAATACGGCCACCGTCGGCAATCTTTCCACCTTAGCCAACGAATGGCACCTTTTGGCCAATGGCTCTCCCTCGTCACTTAATTCAGGCTATGGTACAGGAAAACTCCGTTCGTATATGGGACGTCTTAATTATAGTTTTAAGGACCGTTACCTACTCACAGCTTCTATGCGTGCAGATGGATCGTCTCGATTTAACGCCGACAACAGATGGGGTTATTTTCCCTCAGCTGCTTTTGCATGGAGGGCTTCCGAAGAAAATTTCCTTAAAACCTCCGACTTCGTAAGCAACCTGAAATTTAGGTTAGGTTTCGGTTCCGTGGGGAACCAAGCGGTCGGTTATGGAACCATTCAACAAACATTTGCAGCTTCCGATAGTGGAGACGGACGTAATTATGGTTGGTACCAATTAGACAATGGGGAATCCGTTCAAGGGGTCGTGCCCGGCTCTATTACCGATAAAGATTTAAAATGGGAAACCACCACCTCCTATAACGCCGGTATCGATTTCGGTATTCTAGACAATAGGTTAACCGGTACCATAGATGTCTATTCAAAAAAGGCAACTGATGTAATCATCGCTAAATCCATACCCCGATATACCGGTCAATCCTCCATTACCGACAATTTTGCCGATATAGACAACAATGGTATTGAAGTGGGCCTTAATTGGAATATCGTGAGCAAAGATGATTTTCAATGGAGTGCGTACGCCAATTTCTCAAAAAACAAAAATATCGTTCAAAACCTAGGCCAATCGGGAGGTGAATCCGTAGAAGAAATTTTTATCGCCAATGAAGAGCCCATAGGCATATGGAGCTTAGTTGGGGGCAATAATAAATTCATTGTAAGAAAAGGTGAATCTATGGGCTCGTTCTACGGATTGAAGGCCATAGGTATTTGGCAAGAAGATGAGGCTGTAGAAGCCGATTCGTATAGCTCCAGACCAGGTGAAGTGCGCTATGAGGACATAGACAACGATGGAGCCATATCGGCGGAAGACCGACAAATTATCGGTAACGCTTCTCCCGATTTTACGTATGGACTTGGTACAAGCATCGCCTACAAAGGCCTCGACCTTTCCATACAATGTATTGGAACCGTAGGTAATGATATCTATAATTGGACGGACAACAGGTTGAACTATGGTATTCTTTCAACGGATTACAGAAATAGGTGGTCACCTACCAACACCTCATCTACCCAACAGGTGATGCCTTATGGAACGGACTACTCCCTTACCTATGTCGTAAGCCAGTATATCGAAAAAGGCTCCTTCTTCAAGATCAGTAACATGACCCTTGGGTACAACATACCCGATAATACAACCGACGCCCTAGGGCTCAGTAGTATCAGGCTATACGTTAGTTCAGACAATATACTGACTATCACCAATTATTCTGGTCTAGACCCTGAAGGTTCGAGTACGGCACTATCCAGTGACTCCCAATCAGGTGTCGATGCCTTTTCATACCCATTAACAAGAACTATTTCCCTCGGACTCAAAGTAAGTTTTTAA